Proteins encoded by one window of Lutibacter sp. A64:
- a CDS encoding TlpA family protein disulfide reductase, with amino-acid sequence MNFKKHIVIILIFGLLVNCFKTNKRTENKNISINLYLSDQNDIAFDNSYTNIGAYSYIEKYPKYYSELIKKYSLSNNDSVVIATLFTDFDKFNYDLYKKGIIEKSTIINKKIDTIKESKKINYDQFSIAVYFNNKMRKIIYDQNNNNTFLDDSILKFSQEFNKNGESFKLVNKDLILNYNEINTINLNRKIKIFPALNEAMFRPSKNIKTINSRLTVEFCDYWKGNLIIKKKKYDVAVQGIFNSFLQILIKPSSEKFSNKDYIYNNNFAYKIKDTIKLEKDYFLIDSLANNMSSLYISRTDFKGENLGHRKGQKMKNFKLNDLLGKQFTINEISKDKQFTLLDFWGTWCSPCKELTPKLVKLEKKYSKVISIVGIAYDDSNEKVINYTEEHKMKWTQAFVKRERISSQILKELGIKQYPTFILLDNNQKIIYRSSGKDALIEIEKKFSREE; translated from the coding sequence ATGAATTTCAAAAAACACATAGTAATTATACTAATATTTGGATTGTTGGTTAATTGCTTTAAAACCAACAAGAGAACAGAAAATAAGAATATTTCTATAAATCTTTATTTGTCAGATCAAAACGATATTGCTTTTGATAATTCATATACTAACATTGGTGCCTATTCTTATATTGAAAAATATCCTAAATATTATTCAGAATTAATAAAAAAGTATAGCTTAAGTAATAATGATTCAGTTGTTATTGCAACTTTGTTTACAGATTTTGACAAATTTAATTATGATTTATACAAGAAAGGGATAATTGAAAAAAGCACCATTATCAATAAGAAAATTGATACAATAAAGGAGTCAAAAAAAATAAATTATGACCAATTTTCAATTGCTGTATATTTTAACAATAAGATGAGAAAAATCATATATGATCAAAATAATAATAATACCTTTTTAGATGATAGTATTCTTAAGTTTAGTCAAGAGTTTAATAAAAATGGAGAGTCATTTAAATTAGTAAACAAAGATCTTATCTTAAATTATAATGAAATCAACACCATAAATTTAAATAGAAAAATTAAAATATTTCCAGCATTAAATGAAGCAATGTTTAGACCATCTAAAAATATAAAAACAATAAACTCTAGATTGACGGTCGAATTTTGCGATTATTGGAAAGGAAACTTAATAATTAAAAAGAAGAAATATGATGTTGCTGTACAAGGAATATTCAATTCTTTTTTGCAAATACTTATAAAACCTTCTTCTGAAAAATTTAGCAACAAAGATTATATTTATAATAATAATTTTGCTTATAAAATTAAGGATACTATTAAATTAGAAAAAGATTATTTTTTAATTGATAGTTTAGCTAATAATATGAGTAGTTTATATATTTCTAGAACAGATTTCAAAGGTGAAAATCTAGGTCATAGAAAAGGTCAAAAAATGAAAAATTTTAAACTCAATGATTTGCTAGGTAAGCAATTTACGATTAATGAAATTAGTAAGGACAAGCAATTTACATTATTAGATTTTTGGGGAACTTGGTGTAGCCCTTGTAAAGAATTAACGCCAAAATTGGTGAAACTCGAGAAGAAATATTCAAAAGTAATTTCAATTGTCGGGATTGCTTATGATGATTCAAATGAGAAGGTAATAAATTATACAGAGGAGCATAAAATGAAGTGGACACAAGCTTTTGTTAAGAGAGAAAGGATCTCATCTCAAATTCTTAAAGAATTAGGTATAAAACAATATCCTACATTTATTTTATTAGATAACAATCAAAAAATTATATATAGGAGTTCAGGTAAAGATGCACTTATAGAAATAGAAAAAAAATTCTCTCGCGAGGAATAG
- a CDS encoding peptidase domain-containing ABC transporter: MRKFPNYKQTEAKDCGPTCIKIIAKYYGKIINTQQLRTLSETTREGSSLLGLSEAVESMGFRSLGVKLSFTKLLEAPLPCIVHWNKNHYVVVYKIKKGIIYISDPAHGLITYTKDEFIKHWIGNNADKNTEEGIALLVEPTPLFYQEEFDKEEPFGFNFIFKYLFKYKKFIVQLIIGLLAGSLLQLIFPFLTQSVVDVGIKNQDVNFIYLILFAQLFLYIGKASLEIIRSWILLHLSTRINISLISDFFIKLMKLPISYFDVRMTGDLLQRINDHKRIERILTTSSLTILFSFFNLIIFSFVLGYYSFQILGVFVLGSVFYIAWVLFFFEKRKELDYKRFSQVSQEQSKVIELINGMQEIKLHNAERRMRWNWEYVQARLFKISTKSLALEQTQSVGSNFINELKNMFITILSAKLVIDGEITLGMMMAISYIVGQLNAPVIQLIGFMRDVQDAKISLDRLGEIHNKENEENEGDEKVTNIPLNAAITLKNISFRYTGGLEPVLKDVSFTIPTNKTTAIVGVSGSGKTTLMKLLLRFYELDKGEILVSNFNLKNISQKVWRAHCGVVMQEGYIFNDTIAKNIAVGEDYVDTKKLIHAVDVANISDYIDGLPLGYNTKIGNEGSGLSTGQKQRLLIARAVYKNPKYLFFDEATSALDANNEMVIMEKLNTFFTDKTAVVIAHRLSTVKNAYQIVVLDNGKIVEVGNHEELIKQKGNYYNLVKNQLELGG; this comes from the coding sequence TTGAGAAAATTCCCCAATTACAAACAAACCGAAGCCAAAGATTGTGGTCCTACGTGTATTAAAATTATTGCCAAATACTATGGTAAAATTATTAATACACAGCAACTACGTACTTTAAGTGAAACCACAAGAGAAGGCAGTAGTTTATTGGGTTTAAGTGAAGCCGTAGAAAGTATGGGGTTTCGTTCTTTGGGTGTTAAACTTTCTTTTACCAAATTATTAGAAGCTCCGTTACCTTGCATTGTACATTGGAATAAAAACCATTATGTAGTTGTTTATAAAATTAAAAAAGGAATAATTTATATTTCAGATCCTGCTCATGGTTTAATAACATATACTAAAGATGAATTTATAAAACATTGGATTGGTAATAATGCTGATAAAAATACAGAAGAAGGAATAGCGCTTCTGGTAGAGCCAACACCTTTATTTTATCAAGAGGAATTTGATAAAGAAGAGCCTTTTGGATTCAATTTTATATTTAAATACTTATTCAAATATAAAAAATTTATTGTACAGTTAATTATTGGTTTATTAGCGGGTAGTTTATTACAACTAATTTTTCCTTTTTTAACACAAAGTGTAGTAGATGTTGGTATAAAAAATCAGGATGTTAATTTTATATATTTAATTCTTTTTGCACAATTATTTTTATATATAGGAAAAGCAAGTCTTGAAATTATTAGAAGTTGGATTTTATTACACCTTAGTACACGTATTAATATTTCATTAATTTCAGATTTCTTTATAAAATTAATGAAGTTGCCAATTTCATATTTTGATGTTAGAATGACTGGTGATTTATTACAGCGTATCAATGATCATAAACGAATAGAACGAATTTTAACAACCTCATCTTTAACAATTTTATTTTCGTTTTTTAATTTAATTATTTTCAGTTTTGTTTTAGGATATTATAGTTTTCAAATTTTAGGAGTTTTTGTTTTAGGGAGTGTATTTTATATTGCTTGGGTATTATTTTTCTTTGAAAAACGAAAAGAACTAGATTACAAACGTTTCTCTCAAGTAAGTCAGGAACAAAGTAAAGTTATTGAGCTTATCAACGGAATGCAGGAAATTAAATTACATAATGCTGAACGCCGTATGCGATGGAATTGGGAGTATGTTCAGGCTCGTTTATTTAAAATTTCTACAAAAAGTTTAGCATTAGAGCAAACCCAAAGTGTGGGTTCAAACTTTATAAATGAACTTAAAAACATGTTCATTACAATTTTATCCGCTAAATTAGTTATTGATGGGGAAATTACGTTGGGTATGATGATGGCAATTAGTTACATAGTTGGGCAATTGAATGCTCCAGTTATCCAATTAATTGGCTTTATGAGAGACGTTCAGGATGCTAAAATATCTTTAGATAGGCTTGGAGAAATTCACAACAAAGAAAATGAGGAAAACGAAGGTGATGAGAAAGTTACTAATATCCCTTTAAATGCTGCCATAACATTAAAGAATATCTCTTTTAGATATACTGGCGGACTAGAACCTGTATTAAAAGATGTATCATTTACGATACCGACCAATAAAACAACAGCTATTGTTGGTGTTAGTGGTAGTGGTAAAACTACTTTAATGAAATTACTACTCCGTTTTTATGAGCTTGATAAAGGTGAAATTTTAGTTAGTAATTTTAATTTAAAAAATATTTCTCAAAAAGTTTGGAGAGCGCATTGTGGGGTTGTTATGCAAGAAGGCTATATTTTTAATGATACTATTGCTAAAAACATAGCTGTTGGAGAAGATTATGTAGATACAAAAAAATTAATTCATGCAGTAGATGTAGCAAACATTTCAGATTATATAGATGGACTTCCTCTGGGTTATAATACGAAGATTGGAAACGAAGGTTCTGGGTTAAGTACAGGGCAAAAACAGCGATTGTTAATTGCTAGAGCAGTTTATAAAAACCCTAAATATCTATTTTTTGATGAAGCAACTTCTGCCTTAGACGCAAATAATGAAATGGTAATTATGGAGAAGTTAAATACATTTTTTACTGATAAAACAGCTGTGGTTATTGCGCATAGATTAAGTACTGTTAAAAATGCATATCAAATAGTGGTTTTAGATAATGGTAAAATTGTAGAAGTAGGAAATCATGAAGAATTGATAAAACAAAAAGGTAATTATTACAATCTAGTAAAAAACCAACTAGAATTGGGTGGTTAA
- a CDS encoding PfkB family carbohydrate kinase, which produces MINIIGGTYKEINIDANTYYIFGSGLRSVAFILENSEEEIVFYTIANKEAECHLNNYKKVYNKFNFEIKHSNDLLTFKYFYSLDNPEIYPNPNLLKNKPTINVSKDNLICFGMLDGNFQIDAKKVVYDPQTSLNPIRFNVNSKATELIYIVNSNEAKSISNCSEMNDIVNFFFDVEKVKALIIKNGPSGANLYLNKEEFHRIPAYKTENVSKIGSGDVFTTSFAYYWFKKNDLSLKECAKMASKATSIFCNTESLKTFTSETNPSKFDEFKSEALDSKQVYLAAPIFSLSDVILIDKIRSSFLGFGLKVFSPYHDVGYGDEQTIAEKDIKGLDDSDIVFSVLDGLDSGTLVELGYAMSKGKKIIGYHRTVNIDSLLMLKLANIKYYNDLTTSIYQTVWSL; this is translated from the coding sequence ATGATAAATATTATTGGAGGCACTTATAAAGAAATTAATATTGATGCAAATACATATTATATATTTGGTTCTGGATTAAGGTCCGTTGCTTTTATTCTGGAAAATTCGGAAGAAGAAATAGTATTCTATACAATTGCGAATAAGGAGGCTGAATGCCATTTGAATAATTATAAAAAAGTTTATAATAAATTTAATTTCGAAATTAAACATTCAAATGATTTATTAACATTTAAATATTTTTACTCGTTAGATAATCCAGAGATTTATCCAAATCCAAATTTATTGAAAAATAAACCAACTATTAATGTTTCAAAAGATAACTTGATTTGTTTTGGAATGTTAGATGGTAATTTTCAAATTGATGCAAAAAAAGTTGTATATGACCCACAAACTTCTTTAAATCCTATTAGATTTAATGTTAACAGTAAAGCAACAGAATTAATTTATATTGTCAATTCAAATGAAGCCAAATCAATTTCAAATTGCTCAGAAATGAATGATATAGTTAACTTTTTCTTTGATGTAGAAAAGGTTAAAGCTTTAATAATTAAGAATGGACCAAGTGGGGCAAATCTGTATTTAAATAAAGAAGAATTTCATAGGATACCTGCGTATAAAACTGAGAATGTTTCTAAAATTGGTTCAGGAGATGTCTTTACTACGTCATTCGCGTATTATTGGTTTAAAAAAAATGATTTGAGTCTTAAAGAATGTGCTAAAATGGCTTCAAAAGCTACATCAATTTTTTGTAATACTGAATCATTAAAAACTTTTACCTCGGAAACTAATCCTTCTAAATTTGATGAGTTTAAATCAGAAGCTTTAGATAGTAAACAAGTATATCTTGCCGCACCAATTTTTTCACTTTCAGATGTTATACTAATTGATAAAATTAGGAGTTCATTTTTGGGTTTTGGGCTTAAAGTTTTTTCCCCCTATCATGATGTGGGTTATGGAGATGAGCAAACAATAGCTGAAAAGGATATTAAAGGTCTTGATGATTCTGATATTGTTTTTTCTGTTTTGGATGGTTTGGATTCAGGAACTTTAGTTGAATTAGGCTATGCTATGTCAAAAGGTAAAAAAATTATTGGTTATCACAGAACGGTAAATATAGATTCACTTCTTATGTTGAAATTAGCGAATATTAAATATTATAATGATTTAACAACATCTATATATCAGACAGTATGGAGTCTATAA
- a CDS encoding 7-cyano-7-deazaguanine synthase yields MESIKKSILLSGGIDSICLAYHLKPEVAYTIDYGQNSAEREIYVSKLICHILKIRHEVIRVNCKSLGSGNLINENSIEESPSEEWWPYRNQLLITLCLMKAINDKVGEIHLASVKSDSFHKDGTEEFYKMCNDLSMYQEGGIKIISNTVKYFSHELAVQYNVPKELILLAHSCHMSNIACGKCSGCLKQMRVRQELNIE; encoded by the coding sequence ATGGAGTCTATAAAAAAAAGTATTCTATTATCTGGAGGAATAGACTCAATATGTTTAGCATATCACTTAAAACCAGAAGTAGCATATACAATTGATTATGGTCAAAATTCGGCAGAAAGAGAAATTTACGTTTCGAAATTGATATGTCATATTTTGAAAATCAGACATGAAGTTATTAGAGTAAATTGTAAATCTTTAGGTTCTGGAAATTTAATAAATGAAAATTCGATTGAAGAATCTCCCTCTGAAGAGTGGTGGCCATATAGAAATCAGTTACTGATAACGTTATGTTTAATGAAAGCTATAAATGATAAGGTTGGAGAAATTCATTTGGCTTCTGTAAAAAGTGACTCATTTCACAAGGACGGAACTGAGGAATTCTACAAAATGTGCAATGATTTGTCTATGTATCAGGAAGGTGGAATAAAAATAATTTCCAATACAGTAAAATATTTTAGTCATGAGTTAGCAGTACAATATAACGTTCCTAAAGAATTAATTCTATTAGCTCATTCATGTCATATGTCAAATATTGCCTGTGGTAAATGTTCTGGATGCCTGAAACAAATGAGAGTAAGGCAAGAATTAAATATTGAATAA
- a CDS encoding HlyD family secretion protein — MSIENKDIQIRSEEVQEILTYVPNWMIRWGITLIFVIILILLIISWFVKYPDVITAEVVVTTKIPPEKIFAKTTGQIETILVENSGKVSENTIIGVIENSANYKDVLLLKSILDTITINKNNFVFPMDELPFLLLGDITPNFSNFETNYSEYVLNKKLKPYSSEFLANNLTLSEIRNRLDILKSQKKLNESELEFKQKDLNRSKILFEKGVISAHDYENKQLEFTQYKRALENMSTSISQLNEAIGNSKNTIKSSEIRKTQEETRLLKKVIQSLYQLKKSVKDWEQLYALKSSITGKVSYLSF; from the coding sequence ATGTCCATAGAAAATAAAGATATACAAATACGTAGCGAAGAAGTACAAGAAATTTTAACCTATGTGCCTAATTGGATGATTCGTTGGGGAATAACGTTGATATTTGTCATAATTCTTATACTTTTAATTATTTCCTGGTTTGTTAAATATCCAGATGTAATTACTGCAGAGGTTGTGGTTACTACAAAAATTCCACCGGAAAAAATATTTGCCAAAACAACAGGGCAAATAGAAACAATTTTGGTTGAGAATAGTGGTAAAGTTTCTGAAAATACCATAATTGGAGTAATTGAGAATTCAGCAAATTATAAAGATGTTTTATTGCTTAAAAGTATTTTAGATACAATTACAATAAATAAAAATAATTTTGTTTTTCCAATGGATGAATTACCTTTTTTATTATTGGGAGATATTACACCTAACTTTTCAAATTTTGAAACTAATTACTCAGAATATGTTTTAAATAAAAAGTTAAAACCTTATTCAAGTGAATTTTTAGCAAATAATTTAACATTGTCTGAAATTAGAAACAGATTAGATATTCTAAAATCACAAAAAAAATTAAATGAAAGCGAACTAGAATTTAAGCAAAAAGATTTAAATAGAAGTAAAATATTATTTGAAAAAGGAGTTATTTCAGCACATGATTATGAGAACAAACAATTAGAGTTTACTCAGTATAAAAGAGCTCTTGAAAATATGAGCACTTCTATTTCTCAGCTAAATGAAGCAATTGGTAATTCTAAAAACACTATTAAAAGTTCTGAAATTCGTAAAACTCAAGAAGAAACCAGATTACTAAAAAAAGTGATTCAGTCACTGTATCAATTAAAAAAATCTGTTAAAGATTGGGAACAGCTTTATGCTTTAAAATCTTCTATTACTGGAAAAGTTTCTTATTTATCATTTTGA
- a CDS encoding TlpA family protein disulfide reductase — protein MANQFEKPNPVYRYKINRKKFVDDTLGVNWLLNEVISENNKQLLMIDEVFNKNKIDKSLMIFLKNESNKNLFSTLLLNYNFSKLKIFLNNLKSEKFISESSLLNNRYKYEILITYINLVVLKGKVEKSRSKLFIDYVEAYKILPNFLSGNLLKDARKICLHNSFQQGEEVSKIYSIYNDFKLNYKDSIFINFLDEKYLIKLKKIEDSLNINDVFLINGNKQKINLKEIINQNKGKLIYIDFWASWCAPCKEAMPSSQELVNDYKSKEVIFIYVSIDSDFDKWERASKEEDLSIYKYNVLAINYPKANFYKELNLKTIPRYILYDKNGKLVHKNAPGPDGIEIRKLLNEYLNK, from the coding sequence ATGGCAAATCAATTTGAAAAACCAAACCCAGTTTATAGATACAAAATAAATAGGAAAAAATTTGTTGATGACACCTTAGGAGTAAATTGGCTTTTAAATGAAGTAATTTCGGAAAATAATAAACAACTTTTAATGATTGATGAGGTATTTAACAAAAATAAAATTGATAAGAGTTTAATGATTTTTTTAAAAAATGAGTCAAATAAAAATCTATTTTCAACTTTGCTTTTAAACTATAATTTTTCTAAACTCAAAATATTTCTAAATAATCTGAAATCTGAAAAATTTATAAGTGAAAGTAGTTTATTAAATAATAGATATAAATATGAAATTTTAATAACATATATTAATCTAGTAGTACTAAAAGGTAAAGTTGAAAAATCAAGATCGAAATTATTTATTGATTATGTTGAAGCATATAAGATCTTGCCAAATTTTTTATCAGGAAATTTATTAAAAGATGCAAGGAAAATTTGTTTGCATAATTCTTTTCAACAAGGTGAGGAGGTTTCAAAAATTTATTCTATTTATAATGATTTCAAACTAAATTATAAAGACTCGATTTTCATAAATTTTTTAGATGAAAAATATTTAATCAAACTTAAAAAAATAGAAGATAGTTTAAATATTAATGATGTTTTTCTCATAAATGGAAACAAACAAAAGATTAATTTAAAGGAAATCATAAATCAAAATAAAGGCAAGCTTATTTATATAGATTTTTGGGCTAGTTGGTGTGCTCCTTGTAAAGAAGCTATGCCAAGTTCACAGGAGCTGGTTAATGATTATAAAAGTAAAGAAGTTATTTTTATATATGTTTCAATAGACAGCGATTTTGATAAGTGGGAAAGAGCATCTAAGGAAGAAGATTTATCTATATATAAATATAATGTACTAGCAATTAATTACCCAAAAGCAAATTTTTATAAAGAATTGAATTTAAAAACAATACCTCGTTATATTTTATATGATAAAAATGGAAAGTTAGTCCATAAAAATGCTCCAGGACCTGATGGTATAGAAATAAGGAAATTATTAAATGAATATTTGAATAAATAG
- a CDS encoding TlpA disulfide reductase family protein — MKYILFFLIISLVVNCSDEKELPKQNYSIAVNINGIKDSVKAVFYNMETLQPIDSTYVIDNKFKFRGFIDEPSSGLIYFTNSTIEKYPTILFWIDTTNINIVANLKSLNVKDNATCFLRKSQISGSKLNHLVIDYKEQVDSLILNRKIAINNSKTEQEKELISKKYKLLQEKNDSLFVFNNYNNYFSIKKIYDERNFRPKPFINRYYHLLNDFYKKSSKGRLIFNFLQSNIIKEGDSLKDFSGMTLNNKKISLSNFKNKVVLLDFWTSNCPPCRKQIREEFPILLEKFKKEEFEIVSFSLDSNYELWKKASYEDKINWINISDLKGFYSSIVIDYGIQLIPRTFIIDKSGIVNKSFTGYNKGLIEKELTNIFSREE, encoded by the coding sequence ATGAAATATATCTTATTTTTTTTAATTATATCATTAGTAGTAAATTGTAGTGACGAAAAAGAACTACCAAAACAAAATTATTCAATAGCTGTAAATATTAATGGTATTAAAGATAGTGTAAAAGCTGTCTTCTATAACATGGAAACTCTCCAACCTATTGACTCAACTTATGTTATCGATAATAAATTTAAATTTAGAGGTTTTATAGATGAACCATCATCAGGATTAATTTATTTTACGAATAGTACTATTGAAAAATACCCAACAATACTATTTTGGATTGATACTACAAATATAAATATAGTTGCAAATCTCAAAAGTTTAAATGTTAAGGATAATGCTACTTGTTTTCTGAGAAAGAGTCAAATTAGTGGGTCTAAATTGAACCATTTAGTCATTGATTATAAAGAGCAGGTAGATTCATTAATATTAAACAGAAAAATCGCAATAAATAATTCTAAGACTGAACAGGAAAAGGAACTAATTTCAAAAAAATATAAATTACTTCAAGAAAAAAACGATTCTCTTTTTGTTTTTAATAATTATAATAATTATTTCAGCATAAAGAAAATTTATGATGAAAGGAACTTTAGACCAAAACCTTTTATTAATAGATATTATCACTTATTAAATGATTTTTATAAAAAATCATCTAAAGGAAGATTAATATTCAATTTTTTACAATCAAATATAATTAAAGAAGGTGATTCTCTGAAAGATTTTTCAGGAATGACCTTAAATAATAAAAAAATAAGCTTGTCAAATTTTAAAAACAAAGTTGTGTTATTAGATTTTTGGACAAGTAATTGCCCTCCTTGTAGAAAGCAAATAAGAGAAGAGTTTCCAATTTTATTAGAAAAATTTAAAAAAGAAGAATTTGAAATTGTAAGTTTTTCTTTGGATTCAAACTATGAGCTTTGGAAAAAAGCGAGTTATGAAGATAAAATAAATTGGATAAATATTTCAGACCTTAAAGGGTTTTATAGTAGCATTGTAATTGATTATGGTATACAATTAATACCAAGAACCTTTATTATTGATAAAAGTGGGATTGTGAATAAATCATTTACGGGCTATAATAAAGGACTTATAGAAAAAGAATTAACTAACATATTCTCTCGCGAAGAATAG